The Thiogranum longum genome includes a region encoding these proteins:
- the glgA gene encoding glycogen synthase GlgA, protein MDILFASSEAHPLIKTGGLADVSGSLPRAIRNSKQEIRLILPAYPAAVKAAGTLKTIATLKVTGANNPVRLLQGRLPHTRVRLYLVDCPQYFDREGGPYSKPDGTDWPDNADRFALFSRVICAVAMNRAGLDWQPQLVHCNDWQTGLVPALLSLEAERPATLFTIHNLAYQGLFDRPAFERLGLPQTWWAMNYLEFYGHLSFIKGGLVFADWINTVSPRYAEEICTPQFGCGLEGLLTRRKSHLSGILNGVDYRIWSPSRDPLIARRYTARTLRLKLENKRVLQAAFGLPDDPFVPVFAHVGRLVDQKGIDLILDLLPQLLQRHLQLIILGTGQSALEAALRDAGKQYPERVGVRIEYDEALSHQLEAGADAFLMPSRFEPCGLNQLYSLRYGTPPIVNNTGGLADSVTDASSENLAAATATGFVFNKPEPKPLLGAIDRALDLYAEPDRWKQLMQTGMQQDFSWTRSAAAYLDLYTRLAPASP, encoded by the coding sequence ATGGATATCCTGTTCGCCAGCAGTGAAGCGCACCCGTTGATCAAAACGGGAGGCCTTGCCGATGTATCCGGCAGCCTGCCACGCGCCATCCGTAATTCCAAGCAAGAAATACGCCTGATCCTGCCGGCGTATCCAGCAGCCGTGAAAGCCGCAGGTACGCTAAAGACTATTGCCACACTGAAGGTAACCGGTGCAAACAATCCGGTACGCCTGCTGCAGGGCCGCCTGCCACACACGCGGGTGCGGTTGTACCTGGTCGACTGCCCGCAATATTTCGACCGCGAAGGTGGGCCCTACAGCAAGCCGGATGGAACCGACTGGCCGGACAATGCCGATCGCTTTGCCCTGTTCTCACGCGTTATCTGTGCCGTGGCCATGAACCGCGCCGGGCTGGACTGGCAGCCACAGCTGGTGCACTGCAACGACTGGCAGACCGGCCTGGTGCCAGCGCTACTGTCACTCGAGGCGGAACGCCCGGCTACCCTGTTCACCATACACAATCTTGCCTACCAGGGACTGTTCGACAGGCCGGCATTCGAGCGCCTCGGACTGCCGCAAACGTGGTGGGCCATGAACTACCTGGAATTTTATGGCCACCTGTCTTTTATAAAGGGCGGCCTGGTCTTCGCGGACTGGATCAATACCGTCAGCCCGCGCTATGCCGAAGAAATCTGTACCCCTCAATTCGGCTGTGGGCTGGAAGGCCTGCTGACACGCCGTAAATCTCACCTGAGCGGTATCCTCAACGGTGTTGATTACCGGATATGGAGCCCCAGCCGCGACCCGTTGATTGCCCGCCGCTATACCGCACGCACCCTGCGCCTTAAGCTGGAAAACAAGCGCGTACTACAGGCGGCATTTGGTCTCCCCGATGACCCGTTTGTGCCGGTATTTGCGCATGTTGGCCGACTCGTCGACCAGAAAGGCATCGACCTGATCCTGGACTTGCTGCCCCAGCTGCTGCAACGTCACCTGCAACTGATTATTCTCGGAACCGGCCAGTCGGCACTGGAAGCCGCGTTGCGTGATGCCGGCAAACAATACCCGGAGCGGGTAGGTGTGCGTATCGAATATGACGAAGCGCTATCGCACCAACTGGAAGCCGGCGCCGATGCCTTCCTGATGCCCTCGCGTTTCGAACCCTGTGGACTCAACCAGCTCTACAGCCTGCGCTACGGTACCCCGCCGATTGTAAACAATACCGGGGGGCTCGCTGATTCGGTGACCGATGCCAGCAGCGAGAACCTCGCGGCCGCTACTGCCACCGGCTTTGTGTTCAACAAACCGGAACCAAAACCACTGCTCGGCGCCATCGATCGCGCCCTTGACCTCTATGCCGAACCCGACCGCTGGAAACAGCTGATGCAAACCGGCATGCAACAGGATTTCTCCTGGACGCGGAGTGCAGCCGCGTACCTTGACCTGTACACCAGACTGGCTCCCGCCAGCCCGTAA
- a CDS encoding PhoH family protein has protein sequence MDPEPSSYSLTLEPADNQRLASLCGQFDEHLRQLERRLHVEISNRGNRFHIVGIDQAPHLAGNVLQDLYDATREMPLTPERVHLYLQQAGLDVRDITPGDDEPQDMLIHTRRCTIKPRGGHQQDYIRNIIEYDVNFGIGPAGTGKTYLAVACAVQALEHETVRRLVLVRPAVEAGERLGFLPGDLTQKVDPYLRPLYDALYEMLGFERVAKLIERNIIEIAPLAFMRGRTLNDSFVILDEAQNTTTQQMKMFLTRIGFGSTAVITGDVTQIDLPGHVKSGLHHASEVLEGVSAIGFTRFDTRDVVRHPLVQKILNAYHRFEKESGQ, from the coding sequence TTGGATCCTGAACCCTCTTCCTATTCGCTGACACTCGAACCCGCTGATAATCAGCGGCTGGCTTCCCTGTGCGGCCAGTTCGATGAGCACCTGCGTCAGCTTGAACGTCGCCTGCACGTCGAGATCAGCAACCGTGGCAATCGCTTTCATATCGTAGGTATCGACCAGGCGCCGCATCTTGCGGGTAATGTGCTCCAGGATCTCTACGATGCAACGCGCGAAATGCCGTTGACGCCGGAGCGTGTGCACCTCTACCTGCAACAGGCCGGGCTTGACGTGCGTGATATCACGCCGGGTGATGATGAGCCGCAGGACATGCTGATTCACACTCGCCGCTGCACCATAAAGCCCCGTGGCGGCCACCAGCAGGATTATATTCGCAATATTATCGAGTACGACGTTAACTTTGGTATTGGTCCTGCCGGTACCGGAAAAACCTACCTTGCCGTGGCTTGTGCCGTACAGGCGCTGGAACATGAAACTGTGCGGCGCCTGGTACTGGTGCGTCCTGCTGTCGAAGCCGGAGAGCGACTTGGTTTCCTGCCCGGCGACCTGACCCAGAAGGTCGATCCCTACCTGCGTCCACTATATGACGCGCTGTACGAAATGCTTGGCTTTGAGCGTGTGGCAAAACTCATTGAGCGCAATATTATCGAAATTGCACCACTGGCATTCATGCGCGGACGAACACTCAACGATTCCTTCGTTATCCTCGACGAGGCGCAGAACACCACGACGCAGCAAATGAAAATGTTCCTGACTCGTATCGGTTTTGGTTCTACAGCGGTGATCACAGGTGATGTGACACAGATTGATTTGCCCGGCCATGTAAAGTCCGGTCTGCACCATGCCAGTGAAGTACTGGAAGGGGTGTCAGCTATCGGCTTTACCCGTTTCGATACCCGGGATGTCGTGCGGCATCCACTGGTGCAGAAGATACTCAATGCCTATCACCGTTTTGAAAAAGAGTCAGGGCAATGA
- the pgi gene encoding glucose-6-phosphate isomerase has protein sequence MIRLTEKPAWKALQAHFDEIGELHMRQLFEEDPGRFERYTLQCCELLVDYSKNRITDKSLDLLIQLAEQSDLPQWIERMFTGERINFTENRAVLHTALRNRSNTPVCVDGKDVMPDINRVLAQMREFTESVRSGEWKGCSGKAITDIVNIGIGGSDLGPVMATGALKPYSGSLRVHFVSNVDGSQICDTLAELDPETTLFLVASKTFTTQETLANAHQARRWLLDSAVDESAVAKHFVAMSTNVKEVTAFGIDPQNMFVFWDWVGGRYSLWSAIGLSIALYIGMDAFEQMLEGAHEMDKHFRHAPLRENIPVILAMLGIWYHNFFNADSHAIFPYDEHLHRLPAYLQQCDMESNGKRITRDGEVVDYRTGPIIWGEPGTNGQHAFFQLIHQGTLLVPADFLTGATAHHTLDEQQKILFSNFIAQTEALMRGRTAAEARAELEAQGLSEDEISRLLPHKIFPGNEPTNSIIYPKLTPGVLGMLVAMYEHKVFVQGIVWQINSFDQWGVELGKQLAQVVQKELDEASIAGHHDSSTQGLLNFYLHRGKG, from the coding sequence ATGATTCGATTGACAGAGAAACCTGCCTGGAAGGCACTCCAGGCGCACTTTGACGAGATTGGCGAATTGCATATGCGCCAGTTATTCGAGGAAGATCCCGGGCGTTTCGAGCGTTATACCCTGCAATGCTGCGAACTGTTGGTGGATTACTCAAAGAACCGCATCACGGACAAGAGTCTCGACTTGCTGATTCAACTGGCAGAACAGAGCGACCTCCCGCAATGGATTGAGCGTATGTTCACCGGTGAAAGGATCAACTTCACCGAAAACCGGGCGGTGTTGCACACAGCGCTACGTAATCGCTCCAATACGCCGGTCTGTGTTGATGGCAAGGATGTGATGCCGGACATAAACCGTGTCCTGGCACAAATGCGCGAATTTACAGAGTCTGTACGCAGTGGTGAATGGAAAGGCTGCAGCGGAAAAGCGATTACGGATATCGTGAATATCGGTATCGGTGGCTCAGACCTGGGGCCGGTGATGGCGACGGGTGCGCTAAAGCCTTACAGCGGTTCGCTGAGAGTGCATTTTGTTTCCAATGTGGACGGGAGCCAGATCTGTGACACGCTGGCAGAACTGGATCCAGAAACGACATTGTTTCTGGTGGCATCCAAGACCTTCACCACCCAGGAAACACTTGCCAATGCGCACCAGGCGCGGCGCTGGTTGCTGGACAGTGCGGTGGACGAAAGTGCAGTGGCAAAACATTTTGTCGCCATGTCGACCAATGTAAAAGAGGTCACGGCATTCGGCATTGACCCGCAGAATATGTTCGTGTTCTGGGACTGGGTTGGTGGGCGCTATTCCTTGTGGTCGGCAATCGGATTGTCGATTGCACTCTATATCGGCATGGATGCATTTGAGCAAATGCTGGAAGGCGCACACGAGATGGACAAACATTTCCGTCATGCGCCATTGAGAGAAAACATACCGGTCATACTCGCCATGCTGGGTATCTGGTACCACAATTTTTTCAATGCGGACAGTCATGCCATCTTCCCGTACGATGAACATTTGCACCGCTTGCCGGCCTACCTGCAACAGTGTGATATGGAAAGTAACGGCAAGCGCATTACCCGTGATGGAGAAGTGGTCGATTACCGTACCGGTCCGATCATCTGGGGTGAGCCGGGCACTAACGGACAGCACGCCTTCTTCCAGCTGATTCACCAGGGAACCCTGCTGGTGCCCGCGGATTTTCTGACCGGGGCTACGGCACACCACACACTGGATGAGCAGCAGAAGATCCTGTTTTCGAATTTTATCGCGCAGACTGAAGCGCTGATGCGTGGAAGAACTGCCGCAGAGGCGCGTGCCGAACTGGAAGCGCAGGGGCTTTCCGAAGATGAGATCAGCAGGCTGCTACCGCATAAGATATTCCCGGGAAATGAGCCGACCAATTCGATTATCTACCCAAAGTTGACGCCGGGAGTGCTGGGAATGCTGGTTGCCATGTACGAGCACAAGGTGTTTGTGCAGGGTATTGTCTGGCAGATCAATTCTTTTGATCAGTGGGGTGTAGAGCTGGGCAAACAGCTTGCGCAAGTTGTACAGAAGGAGCTGGACGAGGCCAGTATTGCAGGTCATCATGACAGTTCTACTCAGGGGCTACTGAATTTTTACCTGCATCGTGGAAAGGGGTAA
- the miaB gene encoding tRNA (N6-isopentenyl adenosine(37)-C2)-methylthiotransferase MiaB, whose product MSGKVFIKTHGCQMNEYDSSKMADVLADAHGLELAASAEEADVLLLNTCSIREKAQEKVFSQLGQWRELKEQRPDILIGVGGCVASQEGEAIRKRAPFVDLVFGPQTLHRLPAMITEVRSRHSAVVDVSFPEIEKFDCMPEPRVDGPTAFLSVMEGCSKYCTFCVVPYTRGEEVSRPFDDILAEAVALASKGVREVNLLGQNVNAYRGSMDDGSLADLALLITYIAAIEGIDRIRYTTSHPQEMSDSLIAVYGEVPELVSHLHLPVQSGSDRILAAMKRNHTALEYKSKIRGLREARPGISMSSDFIIGFPGESDADFEATMNLIAEIGFDNSYSFIYSRRPGTLAAEFPDDVSHQVKKQRLARLQARIAGMAADISTAMVGSEQRILVEGPSRKNAAQMAGRTENNRVVNFDGGSELIGRFVRVRIVEALPNSLQGEFLAVDDPLAADNLVNWG is encoded by the coding sequence ATGAGCGGAAAAGTATTTATAAAGACCCACGGTTGTCAGATGAACGAGTACGATTCGTCGAAAATGGCGGATGTGCTGGCTGACGCTCATGGTCTGGAGCTGGCCGCTTCGGCCGAGGAAGCCGATGTGTTGTTGTTGAACACCTGCTCGATCCGCGAAAAAGCGCAGGAGAAGGTGTTTTCCCAGCTCGGCCAGTGGCGTGAGCTGAAAGAACAACGTCCGGATATTCTGATTGGTGTCGGTGGCTGCGTGGCCAGCCAGGAAGGCGAGGCCATTCGCAAGCGAGCGCCCTTTGTAGACCTGGTGTTTGGCCCGCAGACCCTGCACCGTCTGCCGGCCATGATCACTGAAGTGCGTTCACGGCACAGTGCCGTGGTGGATGTATCCTTCCCCGAAATCGAGAAGTTTGACTGCATGCCGGAGCCGCGTGTAGATGGCCCCACGGCCTTCCTGTCCGTTATGGAAGGTTGCAGCAAATACTGCACGTTTTGTGTTGTGCCCTATACGCGCGGTGAAGAAGTCAGTCGCCCCTTTGACGATATTCTTGCAGAAGCCGTGGCGCTGGCCAGCAAGGGTGTGCGCGAGGTCAATCTGCTGGGCCAGAATGTCAATGCCTACCGGGGGAGTATGGACGACGGTTCGCTTGCCGACCTTGCGTTACTGATCACCTATATAGCCGCTATCGAGGGTATTGATCGTATTCGCTATACAACATCCCATCCCCAGGAAATGAGCGATAGTCTGATTGCTGTGTACGGTGAAGTGCCGGAACTGGTCAGTCACCTCCACCTGCCGGTACAAAGTGGTTCTGATCGCATACTTGCTGCCATGAAGCGCAACCATACGGCCCTGGAATACAAGTCGAAAATACGCGGCCTGCGTGAAGCGCGCCCCGGCATCAGCATGTCTTCGGATTTTATTATCGGTTTCCCCGGGGAGAGCGATGCTGATTTCGAGGCAACCATGAACCTGATTGCAGAAATCGGCTTCGATAATTCCTACAGCTTTATCTATAGCCGGCGCCCCGGCACTCTGGCCGCCGAATTTCCTGATGATGTGTCTCACCAGGTCAAAAAGCAGCGTCTTGCGCGCCTGCAGGCGCGCATTGCCGGCATGGCTGCGGATATCAGTACAGCCATGGTCGGAAGCGAACAACGTATCCTGGTAGAGGGTCCGTCACGCAAGAATGCTGCGCAGATGGCCGGTCGTACCGAAAACAACCGGGTGGTAAACTTCGATGGTGGTAGCGAGCTGATTGGTCGCTTTGTGCGTGTACGCATTGTTGAGGCGTTGCCCAATTCCCTGCAAGGCGAATTCCTGGCTGTGGATGACCCGCTCGCTGCCGATAATCTGGTTAACTGGGGCTGA
- the ybeY gene encoding rRNA maturation RNase YbeY, with product MTDSPVMLEIQRASDDTALPEAADLERWVRAALDDIGQPVELVIRIVDEEEGRELNDRYRGKNKPTNVLSFPFEAPPEVESHHLGDLVICASVVSREAGEQRKVLNDHWAHLVVHGLLHLRGYDHQTEEEAQLMESRERTILQELGIEDPYRQIDEVEQG from the coding sequence ATGACTGACTCCCCGGTTATGCTTGAGATCCAGCGGGCAAGCGATGATACGGCCTTGCCGGAAGCAGCGGATCTTGAGCGTTGGGTGCGGGCTGCACTGGACGATATCGGGCAGCCGGTGGAACTCGTCATCCGTATTGTCGACGAGGAAGAGGGTCGTGAACTGAACGACCGTTACCGTGGCAAGAATAAACCGACCAATGTATTGTCCTTTCCTTTTGAGGCACCACCTGAAGTCGAGAGCCATCACCTTGGTGACCTGGTGATCTGCGCATCGGTTGTGTCACGTGAGGCCGGGGAGCAGCGCAAGGTGCTGAATGACCACTGGGCACACCTGGTGGTACACGGTCTTTTGCATTTACGCGGTTATGATCACCAGACTGAAGAAGAAGCGCAATTGATGGAGTCACGTGAAAGAACTATTTTGCAGGAGCTGGGTATCGAAGATCCGTATCGTCAAATTGACGAAGTGGAGCAGGGATAG
- the ppc gene encoding phosphoenolpyruvate carboxylase, giving the protein MPAQSQITPPPRDKELRSRVRLFGNLLGEVLASQAGQDVLGAVETLRKGYIRLRKEDNPPLRARLAKKIDQLAPDTLSHVVRAFNLYFSLVNIAEEAFQHKERRRHVRQGGPLWRGSFDHTLREFNDQGISADEIQSLLDRTLYLPVFTAHPTESKRRAVMHALRGIFLTAEKLDGPRMGKIERELVISDLRNQVQVLWKTDEVRVHKPTVEDEIRNGLFYFRECLFNAVPRVYRYLDQSIQRVYGKKEGVQLPSILQFGSWIGGDRDGNPFVKPATTEYALRQHMSEVLCEYLRRVEDLRSKLTHSSRLVKLSTAFIKSIDHDLERWPGISGEHPNRFSHEPYRRKLFIIHNRLHHNLDLTRARIENPGQVDESDFPWRYVNEQEFLADLELISDSLISHGDEAIARADLLDLIRLVETFGFFLLHLDIRQESTRHSEAVAELHSQLHTGVDYTELDENARIALLCKLISESGAPADRSNLSEPTQETLQVLDVMANMRNEVSAKAFGTYVISMTHCASHVLELMWLASLCGLAGKRNGEWFCNIQISPLFETIEDLTHIEEVMTRLLDEPVYVNLLSASGNLQEIMLGYSDSCKDGGILASGWSLYKAQQKIIRIADSHGVECRLFHGRGGTLGRGGGPTHDAILSQPAGTVHGQVKFTEQGEVLSYKYSNEETAIYELTMGVTGLLKASRHLLKPEPADDNEYADIMSLLAQNGEDAYRDLIDRTEGLLDYFYECTPVSEIGLLNIGSRPSHRKKLDRSKSSIRAIPWVFGWAQSRHTLPAWYGIGSALHSFASQSETNLVKLRDLYRAWPYFRAMLGNTQMSLAKAEMEIARQYVSLSEHPQQARAIYRQIRQEHDRTLELVKKVSGIDYLLEDMPALALSLSRRDPYLDPLNHIQVKLLSRVRDDNADEDERERWMEPLLRSINAIASGMRNTG; this is encoded by the coding sequence ATGCCAGCACAGTCACAGATCACGCCCCCGCCCCGCGACAAGGAACTGCGTTCCCGCGTCCGCCTGTTCGGCAATCTGCTTGGTGAAGTTCTGGCAAGTCAGGCAGGGCAGGATGTCCTTGGCGCCGTAGAAACATTGCGCAAAGGTTATATCCGCCTGCGCAAGGAGGACAACCCCCCACTGCGTGCGCGTCTGGCAAAAAAGATCGACCAGCTTGCACCGGATACCCTCAGTCACGTGGTGCGCGCATTCAACCTGTACTTCAGCCTCGTGAACATTGCCGAGGAAGCTTTCCAGCACAAGGAACGCCGTCGCCATGTGCGCCAGGGCGGCCCGTTGTGGCGCGGGTCATTTGATCACACCCTGCGGGAGTTCAATGACCAGGGTATCAGCGCTGATGAAATCCAGTCCCTGCTCGACCGCACACTGTATCTGCCCGTGTTCACCGCCCATCCGACTGAATCCAAACGTCGTGCTGTGATGCACGCGTTGCGAGGTATTTTTCTGACCGCCGAAAAACTCGACGGCCCGCGCATGGGCAAGATTGAACGGGAGCTGGTCATCAGTGACCTGCGAAACCAGGTCCAGGTGCTGTGGAAAACCGATGAAGTTCGCGTTCATAAACCAACGGTCGAGGATGAAATTCGTAACGGCCTGTTCTATTTCCGCGAGTGCCTGTTTAATGCCGTACCACGCGTCTATCGTTACCTCGACCAGTCGATACAGCGTGTGTATGGAAAAAAGGAAGGTGTGCAACTGCCCAGTATTTTGCAGTTTGGTTCCTGGATCGGTGGTGACCGTGACGGTAATCCCTTCGTCAAGCCTGCCACCACCGAATATGCCCTGCGCCAGCACATGAGCGAAGTATTGTGTGAATACCTGCGCCGGGTTGAAGACCTGCGTAGCAAGCTCACTCATTCCAGTCGCCTGGTAAAACTCAGCACTGCATTCATCAAGAGTATTGATCACGACCTGGAACGCTGGCCGGGTATTTCCGGCGAACACCCGAACCGCTTTTCGCACGAACCCTATCGGCGCAAGCTGTTCATCATCCATAACCGTCTGCATCACAATCTGGATCTTACCCGTGCGCGTATCGAAAACCCCGGTCAGGTGGACGAAAGTGATTTTCCCTGGCGCTATGTCAATGAACAGGAATTTCTCGCCGACCTGGAACTGATCAGCGATTCCTTGATTTCACATGGCGACGAGGCTATCGCCCGCGCCGATCTGCTGGACCTGATCCGCCTGGTGGAAACCTTTGGTTTCTTCCTGTTGCACCTCGATATCCGCCAGGAATCAACCCGTCACAGTGAGGCTGTTGCCGAACTGCACTCGCAACTACATACAGGCGTGGATTACACAGAACTGGATGAGAATGCACGTATTGCATTACTGTGCAAACTGATCAGTGAATCCGGCGCGCCGGCTGATCGCAGCAACCTGAGCGAGCCCACCCAGGAAACCCTGCAGGTGCTCGATGTAATGGCCAATATGCGCAACGAAGTCAGCGCCAAGGCATTTGGTACTTATGTCATCTCCATGACTCACTGCGCGAGCCATGTACTTGAACTGATGTGGCTGGCTTCATTGTGTGGGCTGGCCGGCAAACGTAATGGCGAATGGTTCTGCAATATACAAATCAGCCCGTTGTTCGAAACCATTGAAGACCTGACTCATATCGAGGAAGTCATGACCCGCCTGCTCGATGAGCCGGTGTACGTTAACCTGCTCAGCGCATCGGGTAACCTGCAGGAAATCATGCTCGGCTATTCCGACTCCTGCAAGGACGGCGGCATACTCGCTTCCGGCTGGAGTCTTTACAAGGCACAGCAGAAAATCATTCGTATTGCCGACAGTCACGGCGTCGAGTGCCGTCTGTTCCACGGTCGTGGCGGCACCCTGGGGCGTGGTGGCGGTCCGACCCACGATGCCATCCTGTCGCAACCGGCCGGCACGGTACACGGCCAGGTCAAGTTTACCGAACAGGGTGAAGTCCTTTCCTACAAGTACAGTAATGAAGAAACTGCCATCTACGAGCTGACGATGGGCGTAACCGGTCTTCTCAAGGCAAGCCGCCATCTACTGAAGCCGGAGCCGGCTGATGATAATGAATACGCCGACATCATGTCGCTACTGGCACAAAACGGCGAAGATGCCTACCGCGATCTGATTGATCGTACCGAGGGATTGCTGGACTATTTTTATGAGTGCACACCGGTGTCGGAAATTGGCTTGCTCAATATTGGTTCGCGCCCCAGTCACCGCAAGAAACTGGACCGCTCCAAGAGTTCCATCCGGGCCATTCCCTGGGTGTTCGGCTGGGCACAGTCACGCCACACACTACCGGCCTGGTACGGGATAGGCAGCGCATTGCACAGCTTTGCCAGCCAGAGTGAAACCAATCTTGTCAAACTGCGCGACCTGTACCGGGCATGGCCCTACTTCCGTGCCATGCTCGGTAACACCCAGATGTCACTGGCCAAGGCTGAAATGGAAATTGCCAGGCAGTATGTGTCACTTAGCGAACACCCGCAGCAGGCCCGGGCTATCTACCGGCAGATTCGCCAGGAACATGACCGGACGCTGGAACTGGTGAAAAAGGTTTCGGGTATCGATTACCTGCTGGAAGACATGCCGGCACTGGCCTTGTCCCTGTCTCGCCGCGATCCCTACCTTGATCCGCTAAATCACATCCAGGTCAAACTGCTCAGCCGGGTGCGGGATGACAATGCCGACGAGGACGAGCGGGAACGCTGGATGGAACCCCTGCTGCGATCCATCAACGCCATCGCAAGCGGTATGCGCAATACCGGATAA
- the zwf gene encoding glucose-6-phosphate dehydrogenase: MEDCTYVIFGATGNLSRIKLIPALYHLDAAGRLTDGMKVVGFGRRDWDDGAWRSQVRGWLAEKQTEADVLERFLARFHFCQGDLADEAAYPALREMLLGENDFSHNIVFYMAIRPAEFGKVSRKLGECGLAGEKGGWRRLVIEKPFGYDLESAESLNHSLSRDFRESQIYRIDHYLGKGTVQNVLVFRFANLMLEPLWNRNYIDHVQITHSESLGTEGRAGYYDGAGALRDMIQSHLLQVLTLVAMEPPANLDAESLRDEKVKVLRSIRPIPQSAVNAHAVRAQYTAGKINGEKVPGYLDEPDVPEHSVTETYAALKLFIDNWRWRNVPFFLRTGKRMAKGNSMVAIRFKHPPQQLFRETQIEQLEPNWILMNLQPNECIRMEMQVKQNGLEMRTETTRLDASYCGINPDQLDAYEALLLDVIEGDHSLFLRYDEVSWAWKVVDPILKVWSVERDYITGYNAGSWGPPEADRLFLRQDQYWRNTLDGNDEEAS; the protein is encoded by the coding sequence ATGGAAGACTGCACCTACGTAATATTTGGCGCGACCGGGAATCTGTCACGCATCAAGCTGATTCCGGCGTTGTATCACCTGGATGCCGCCGGGCGTTTGACGGATGGCATGAAAGTGGTCGGTTTCGGGCGCCGTGACTGGGATGACGGGGCCTGGCGTTCACAGGTACGCGGCTGGCTGGCGGAAAAGCAGACTGAAGCGGATGTGCTGGAGCGTTTCCTGGCCCGCTTTCACTTCTGCCAGGGCGATCTGGCTGATGAGGCGGCGTACCCTGCCTTGAGGGAAATGCTGCTCGGAGAGAATGATTTTTCCCATAATATCGTTTTCTACATGGCTATCCGCCCCGCTGAATTTGGCAAAGTCAGCAGGAAACTTGGTGAATGCGGACTGGCCGGTGAAAAAGGTGGCTGGCGCAGGCTGGTGATCGAAAAACCTTTCGGTTATGACCTTGAGAGCGCGGAAAGTCTTAACCATAGTCTGAGTCGTGACTTCAGGGAGTCACAGATCTACCGCATTGATCACTACCTTGGCAAAGGAACCGTGCAGAATGTTCTGGTGTTCCGGTTTGCCAATCTGATGCTCGAGCCGTTGTGGAACCGGAATTATATTGACCATGTACAGATCACCCATTCCGAATCACTCGGCACCGAGGGGCGTGCGGGTTATTACGATGGTGCAGGAGCCCTGCGCGACATGATCCAGAGTCACCTGTTGCAGGTATTGACGCTGGTAGCCATGGAACCACCGGCCAATCTGGATGCCGAGTCGCTGCGCGATGAGAAGGTGAAAGTATTGCGTTCCATCCGCCCGATCCCGCAAAGCGCTGTAAATGCACACGCCGTGCGTGCGCAATATACTGCCGGCAAGATAAATGGCGAAAAGGTACCGGGTTATCTCGATGAACCGGATGTACCGGAGCACAGTGTCACAGAGACCTATGCCGCCTTGAAATTGTTCATCGATAACTGGCGCTGGCGCAATGTGCCGTTCTTCCTGCGCACCGGCAAGCGCATGGCGAAGGGTAACTCGATGGTGGCGATCCGTTTCAAGCACCCGCCGCAGCAGTTGTTCCGGGAAACACAGATTGAACAGCTCGAACCGAACTGGATATTGATGAACCTGCAGCCGAACGAATGTATCCGTATGGAAATGCAGGTCAAGCAGAATGGTCTGGAAATGCGCACTGAAACCACTCGCCTGGATGCCAGTTATTGCGGCATCAATCCCGATCAACTGGATGCCTACGAAGCGCTTTTGCTGGATGTGATCGAGGGCGATCACTCGTTGTTTCTGCGTTATGACGAGGTCAGCTGGGCATGGAAGGTCGTTGACCCCATTCTCAAGGTCTGGTCTGTAGAGCGTGACTACATCACCGGTTACAACGCCGGCAGTTGGGGTCCGCCGGAGGCGGATCGACTGTTTTTGCGTCAGGATCAGTACTGGCGTAATACGCTGGATGGCAACGACGAAGAAGCCTCCTGA